The following are encoded in a window of Pan troglodytes isolate AG18354 chromosome 4, NHGRI_mPanTro3-v2.0_pri, whole genome shotgun sequence genomic DNA:
- the EFCAB9 gene encoding EF-hand calcium-binding domain-containing protein 9: protein MRLKQGSFLWYLYLDKIYCLLSVRNVKALAEYFHILDVHGKNTLNDVLFYHFLHHVTDLKKAQINIVFDMLDWNAVGEIGFEKFYMLVCMLLAHQNHLEGQFMYRHSRPVFDLLDLKGDLRIGAKNFEMYRFLFNIQKQELKDLFHEFDITGDNRLNYQEFKLYTIIYTDKLQKRQKTEEKGKGERKRSLYSKCHIK, encoded by the exons ATGAGACTGAAGCAAGGATCGTTTCTGTGGTACCTCTATCTGGACAAAATATACTGCTTATTATCCGTGAGAAACGTGAAGGCTTTGGcagaatattttcatattctgGACGTGCACGGCAAGAACACCTTGAATG ATGTGCTGTTCTATCACTTCCTTCATCATGTGACTGACTTGAAAAAGGCACAGATCAACATTGTGTTTGACATGCTGGACTGGAACGCTGTGGGCGAGATCGGCTTTGAGAAGTTCTACATGCTGGTGTGCATGCTGCTGGCCCACCAG AACCATTTGGAAGGACAGTTTATGTATCGTCATTCCCGGCCTGTCTTTGACCTGCTTGACCTGAAAGGGGATCTGAGAATTGGTGCAAAAAACTTCGAAATGTACAGATTTCTCTTCAATATTCAAAAACAGGAACTCAAAGATCTCTTCCATGAGTTTGACATTACAGGTGACAAT CGTCTTAATTATCAGGAATTTAAGCTGTATACAATCATCTACACTGACAAATTACAGAAGAGGcagaaaacagaggagaaaggaaaaggagagagaaagagaagtctCTACTCAAAATGTCACATCAAGTAG